In Nitrospira sp., a single genomic region encodes these proteins:
- a CDS encoding ATP-binding protein, translated as MTMSTALHPAERDLLQEAFHTFDQAAHTLQQSYSTLTDRIEQMDAELSQSNAALRQQLQDNEAMRTHLSGILDSLTTGVLVLDLGGRVTRVNAAASVLLGRHADTLRGQSASELLADLQLTVSEQPQRHESHVLTIAQRSLETSAGQSSGQLILIHDVTKMCQLEERLQRQHRLVAMGEMVGRIAHEIRNPLGSIELFASMLRRDLQEQPASLTYAEQISQAVHGLDRLLSNLLIYTQPERTARGWQTVETLVLDALTLAAHAITKTPVDIRLDLDPRIPAIWCNEGQFKQVVLNLILNAIQAMPAGGILTLKLVKADDQSLSTDAICMTVTDNGPGIDPAHRSRIFDPFFTTKDEGTGLGLAIVHAIIDAHHGRIDVESRQGEGTTFTILLPHPMEPTRTNDEWQAWTGQEERPSPELEPVAHIEMMEERAHE; from the coding sequence ATGACCATGTCAACCGCATTACATCCCGCTGAGCGAGACCTGCTTCAAGAGGCCTTTCACACGTTTGATCAAGCGGCGCATACGCTGCAACAGTCTTACTCCACGTTGACGGATCGCATTGAGCAGATGGATGCCGAACTCTCGCAGAGCAATGCCGCCTTGCGGCAGCAGCTTCAGGACAATGAAGCGATGCGGACTCACCTGAGCGGAATTCTGGATTCCCTGACGACGGGCGTCTTGGTGCTGGATCTTGGCGGTCGTGTGACGCGAGTCAACGCGGCGGCCAGTGTGCTGCTCGGTCGCCACGCCGATACGCTTCGGGGGCAATCCGCCAGCGAGCTCTTGGCTGACCTCCAGCTCACCGTGAGCGAACAGCCGCAGCGGCACGAGTCTCATGTGCTGACCATTGCCCAACGTTCATTGGAGACCTCTGCGGGACAGTCGTCCGGTCAACTGATCCTCATTCACGATGTCACGAAGATGTGTCAATTGGAGGAACGCCTGCAGCGCCAGCACCGCCTGGTCGCCATGGGTGAAATGGTCGGCCGCATCGCCCATGAGATTCGCAACCCGCTGGGCAGCATCGAGCTGTTCGCGTCCATGTTGCGGCGCGACCTGCAAGAGCAGCCTGCCAGCCTGACCTATGCTGAACAGATTTCGCAGGCGGTCCATGGCCTGGATCGTTTGCTGTCGAATTTGCTGATCTATACCCAACCCGAACGGACCGCGCGCGGGTGGCAGACCGTTGAAACGCTGGTGTTGGATGCCTTGACCTTAGCCGCCCACGCCATCACCAAGACTCCCGTGGATATTCGGCTGGATCTCGATCCCCGCATTCCGGCGATCTGGTGCAACGAAGGGCAGTTCAAGCAAGTGGTGTTGAATCTGATCCTGAACGCCATTCAAGCCATGCCCGCCGGAGGCATTCTGACGCTCAAGCTCGTGAAGGCGGACGATCAGTCCCTTAGCACGGACGCGATCTGCATGACGGTCACCGATAACGGCCCCGGGATCGATCCGGCCCATCGGTCCAGAATATTCGATCCGTTTTTTACGACGAAGGATGAGGGAACCGGGTTAGGTCTGGCGATTGTGCATGCGATCATCGATGCCCATCATGGGCGGATTGATGTCGAGAGCCGGCAGGGAGAAGGCACGACGTTTACGATCCTGCTGCCTCATCCGATGGAACCCACCAGGACAAATGACGAGTGGCAAGCATGGACTGGTCAAGAGGAGAGACCCTCTCCTGAACTGGAGCCTGTCGCTCATATCGAAATGATGGAGGAACGCGCCCATGAATGA
- a CDS encoding sigma-54 dependent transcriptional regulator, giving the protein MNDRETAIEGSESHDRILIVDDEPSMRTALMESVRRLGYEVQGAIDGADALERVTRFRPWLVITDLKMPRITGLDLIKDIKARAPQTVIVLMTAYGTVETAVDAMKFGASDYILKPFSMDLLERVITNLKEGRDLESPGTSTAVEGRAILTQDPGMIRLLSTVEGVAASQATVLINGESGTGKELLARFIHTRSPRAHRPFIAVNCAALPDGLLESELFGHERGAFTGAMMKKIGKFEMAHTGTILLDEISEMNLGLQAKLLRVLQEREVDRIGGRDPVAVNIRVIATTNRTLYREVEQGRFREDLYYRLNVFPITVPPLRERPADIALLARHFTGASAVRNGVVQPALSEAAVAHLQTLPWKGNVRELENVMERAVLLAGQGTILPMHLPEARQDQVASTSPAPAGAPTPVNGSLWEMERELIFKTLSRVKDNRTHAAKELGISIRTLRNKLREYRETEQPLTMLEH; this is encoded by the coding sequence ATGAATGACCGTGAGACCGCAATAGAAGGCTCTGAGAGCCATGACCGCATTCTGATCGTCGACGACGAACCCTCGATGCGTACGGCGCTCATGGAGTCCGTGCGACGACTGGGATATGAGGTGCAAGGGGCGATCGATGGGGCCGATGCGTTGGAACGGGTCACTCGCTTCCGTCCCTGGCTGGTCATTACCGATCTCAAGATGCCGCGCATCACCGGATTGGATCTGATCAAAGACATTAAGGCGCGCGCCCCGCAGACGGTGATTGTACTAATGACGGCCTATGGGACCGTAGAGACGGCTGTCGATGCCATGAAGTTCGGGGCGAGTGACTACATACTCAAGCCGTTCTCCATGGATTTACTTGAACGGGTCATCACCAACCTCAAAGAAGGACGGGATCTCGAATCTCCCGGGACGTCGACGGCCGTCGAAGGGCGCGCGATTCTGACCCAAGATCCGGGCATGATCCGATTGCTGAGCACCGTGGAAGGTGTGGCGGCCAGCCAAGCCACCGTCTTGATCAATGGGGAGAGCGGCACCGGAAAGGAATTGCTGGCCCGGTTCATCCATACGCGCAGCCCTCGTGCCCACCGGCCGTTCATTGCGGTGAATTGCGCCGCCCTGCCGGATGGTTTGCTGGAAAGCGAGCTCTTCGGACATGAACGAGGCGCGTTTACCGGTGCCATGATGAAGAAGATCGGCAAGTTTGAAATGGCGCACACCGGCACGATTCTGTTGGATGAAATCAGCGAAATGAACTTAGGCTTGCAGGCAAAGCTTCTGCGGGTCTTGCAGGAACGGGAAGTCGACCGTATCGGCGGACGGGACCCCGTCGCCGTCAACATCCGGGTCATTGCGACCACGAACCGCACGTTGTATCGCGAAGTGGAACAGGGGCGCTTCCGGGAAGATTTGTATTACCGGCTCAACGTGTTCCCCATCACCGTCCCGCCGCTGAGAGAACGGCCGGCCGATATCGCCTTGCTGGCTCGTCATTTTACTGGCGCCTCCGCCGTCAGAAATGGCGTCGTTCAACCGGCCTTGTCTGAGGCCGCCGTGGCGCATCTCCAAACCCTGCCCTGGAAAGGGAACGTACGGGAACTCGAAAATGTGATGGAGCGCGCCGTCTTGCTCGCCGGACAGGGAACCATTCTCCCGATGCACCTTCCCGAGGCCCGTCAGGATCAGGTGGCATCCACCAGCCCGGCTCCAGCCGGCGCGCCTACACCGGTGAACGGATCGCTCTGGGAAATGGAGCGGGAGCTGATTTTCAAGACATTATCGCGGGTAAAGGATAATCGGACCCATGCGGCGAAAGAGCTGGGAATCAGCATCCGCACCTTGAGGAATAAACTTCGGGAATATCGTGAGACGGAACAGCCGCTGACGATGTTGGAGCACTAA
- the flgB gene encoding flagellar basal body rod protein FlgB, translated as MELLDKTMQLLHRSLDLHSARQRVIASNLANEETPGYRASDLQFAQQLQAAHKGRFPLTMAMTQGHHIGLRGQGYQTVTGKLTEVPAGDLPMDANSVNLELEMAKSSDNAGQYNTAATIAAQRFRQLLSAIRDAR; from the coding sequence ATGGAACTGCTCGATAAGACCATGCAGTTGCTACATCGGAGTCTCGATCTGCATAGCGCCAGGCAGCGGGTGATTGCGTCCAACCTGGCCAACGAGGAAACGCCGGGGTATCGCGCCTCCGATCTGCAGTTCGCCCAACAACTGCAAGCGGCCCACAAGGGTCGGTTTCCGCTCACGATGGCGATGACACAAGGACACCATATCGGATTGCGCGGGCAGGGATATCAGACCGTCACGGGGAAACTGACGGAAGTGCCGGCCGGCGATCTTCCTATGGATGCGAACTCCGTCAATTTGGAATTAGAGATGGCCAAGTCCTCTGATAACGCGGGGCAATACAATACGGCGGCCACCATAGCCGCTCAACGGTTCCGCCAACTCCTCAGCGCGATTCGCGACGCCCGCTAA
- the flgC gene encoding flagellar basal body rod protein FlgC, with translation MDMSDSMAVSVSGLDAQRRRLNVIASNLANAQSTRTPGGGPYKRRDVVFHSAPVPSAFQKAFRQVAMGTTAHALEGVAVARVVEDQKPGQLIYDPHHPDADPKGFVRLPNVNVMEEMVNMIGASRAYEANVQAINAMRTMKTKALEIGR, from the coding sequence ATGGATATGTCTGATTCGATGGCGGTGTCGGTATCCGGGTTGGACGCTCAACGGCGTCGGCTCAACGTCATTGCGAGCAATCTGGCCAACGCCCAGTCCACGCGGACACCCGGCGGTGGACCCTACAAGCGCCGGGATGTGGTGTTTCACTCCGCTCCGGTGCCCAGTGCGTTCCAAAAAGCGTTTCGACAGGTCGCCATGGGCACGACGGCTCATGCCTTGGAAGGCGTGGCGGTGGCGCGCGTCGTCGAGGATCAGAAGCCGGGCCAGTTGATCTATGATCCGCATCATCCTGATGCGGATCCGAAAGGGTTTGTCCGTCTTCCCAACGTCAATGTGATGGAGGAGATGGTCAATATGATCGGCGCCTCGCGGGCCTACGAAGCGAACGTGCAAGCGATTAATGCGATGCGGACGATGAAGACGAAGGCGCTGGAGATCGGGAGGTAG
- the fliE gene encoding flagellar hook-basal body complex protein FliE — translation MTPIQGISPVIPSITDRITPVGAPEASGPGGFMDTLKNAIGKANDVQMQANQAVDALVTGQTQDVHGTMVALQQADVSFQLMMQIRNKLLTAYEEIQRMQV, via the coding sequence ATGACACCTATTCAAGGCATCTCGCCGGTTATTCCATCAATCACGGACAGAATTACCCCGGTCGGAGCTCCGGAAGCTTCCGGACCAGGCGGATTCATGGATACGCTCAAGAACGCCATCGGCAAGGCGAATGACGTGCAGATGCAAGCCAATCAGGCCGTCGATGCCCTGGTCACCGGCCAAACACAGGATGTCCATGGCACGATGGTCGCGTTGCAGCAGGCCGACGTCTCGTTCCAACTGATGATGCAGATTCGCAACAAGCTCCTGACGGCCTATGAAGAAATTCAGCGGATGCAAGTGTGA
- the fliF gene encoding flagellar basal-body MS-ring/collar protein FliF, which translates to MFSKFSINQRMIILVALAGSVAGLIALALWTQQPDMQVLFTNLNSEDASSIIDKLKEAKTPYDTTGGGATILVPTAQVHDLRLTLASQGIPKGGGVGYEIFDRTNIGMSEFVQKLNYRRALQGELARTIAQMPEVERARVHLAIPERRLFAAEQERPRASVVVSLRNAQTLSKGQVQGVVHLVASSVEGLQARDITVVDGHGHLLSSTAQDETAGLTNTQLEYQRTIEKDIEGRIQSMLERIVGVNKAEVRVSSLIDFRKVETTEERYDPNGQVVRSEQRGQEKANGVNGLSGGVPGVQSNVPPGTEAEPTQTSSNATQTKNETVNYEISRTVSRIVEPIGAIKKLSVAVLVDGTYETPKAGEGETADKPTGEVVKKYIPRTEEDLKRIEDIVKKAMGYSTERQDQVQVVNVQFGFGPEEPATATVEAVSETTQPWMPYMRYGVGALLFLLILFFVVRPLIAMLGVSAVDATAAEAASPALPAPVSAVEASLEASANRAQIVDMARKNPDGTAVVVKQWLKGNA; encoded by the coding sequence ATGTTTTCGAAATTCTCGATCAATCAACGCATGATCATCCTGGTTGCGCTGGCGGGCTCCGTCGCCGGCCTGATTGCGCTCGCGCTGTGGACGCAACAGCCGGATATGCAGGTGCTCTTCACGAATCTCAATAGTGAAGACGCCTCGTCGATTATCGATAAATTGAAGGAAGCGAAGACCCCCTACGACACGACGGGCGGAGGGGCCACGATTCTGGTTCCCACCGCGCAAGTCCATGACCTGCGGTTGACGTTGGCGAGCCAAGGGATCCCCAAAGGCGGCGGCGTCGGCTACGAGATTTTCGATCGCACGAACATCGGGATGTCTGAATTCGTTCAAAAGCTGAATTACCGGCGCGCACTCCAGGGAGAGTTAGCACGCACGATTGCGCAGATGCCTGAAGTGGAACGCGCTCGCGTCCATTTGGCGATTCCGGAACGGCGGCTGTTTGCCGCGGAGCAAGAGCGACCCAGGGCCTCCGTGGTTGTCTCACTCAGAAATGCTCAAACGTTAAGCAAGGGGCAAGTGCAGGGCGTCGTGCATCTGGTGGCCAGCAGCGTGGAAGGATTGCAGGCCCGTGATATCACCGTCGTCGACGGCCACGGCCATCTCCTCTCATCAACGGCCCAGGACGAAACGGCCGGCCTGACCAATACCCAGCTCGAATATCAGCGCACGATTGAAAAGGATATCGAAGGCCGGATTCAGTCGATGCTCGAACGAATCGTCGGAGTGAATAAAGCTGAGGTCCGGGTTTCCAGCCTGATCGACTTCCGAAAAGTGGAGACGACGGAAGAACGGTACGATCCCAACGGGCAAGTCGTCCGGAGCGAACAGCGCGGCCAAGAGAAGGCCAATGGCGTCAATGGCTTGTCCGGCGGCGTGCCGGGCGTGCAATCCAACGTGCCTCCGGGAACGGAAGCGGAGCCGACGCAGACGAGTTCCAATGCGACGCAAACGAAGAATGAAACGGTCAATTACGAAATCAGCCGTACCGTCTCCCGCATCGTCGAGCCGATCGGGGCCATCAAGAAACTTTCGGTGGCGGTCCTGGTGGATGGCACCTACGAAACGCCTAAAGCCGGGGAAGGGGAGACGGCCGACAAGCCGACCGGGGAGGTCGTCAAGAAGTATATTCCCAGAACTGAAGAAGACCTCAAGCGCATCGAAGACATCGTCAAAAAGGCGATGGGCTATTCGACCGAACGCCAGGATCAGGTTCAGGTCGTAAATGTCCAATTCGGGTTTGGTCCTGAAGAACCGGCGACGGCGACGGTCGAGGCGGTCTCCGAGACTACTCAACCCTGGATGCCGTATATGCGATATGGCGTCGGAGCGTTGTTATTCCTGCTCATCCTCTTCTTTGTCGTCCGGCCCCTCATTGCAATGCTGGGCGTCTCGGCGGTGGATGCGACGGCGGCGGAAGCCGCTTCGCCGGCCTTGCCCGCTCCTGTCAGCGCCGTAGAAGCTTCGCTGGAAGCGAGTGCCAATCGCGCTCAAATCGTCGATATGGCCAGGAAGAATCCTGATGGCACTGCGGTGGTCGTAAAACAGTGGTTGAAAGGCAATGCCTAG
- the fliG gene encoding flagellar motor switch protein FliG, which yields MAGEPKQMSGEQKAAILLRAIGEEAAAQVMKQLDPKEIKKLGHYMNGTANISKEDEEVVISEFESASATGEVQFKGNEYIRSVLIKALGPEKAKAIIESMTRKSYPGLEALKWVEAKSLASMIKIEHPQTIAVILAHLESEQASQLLAQLPEFLRGDVALRLATMEEVQPDVLEELSNTMQEALLSNTGMRAQSLGGTEMMADIMTRLDKNTEGNIMAKIAEKSQPLADAIRALMFVFDDLIKLDDRGMQELMKEISKEDLPMALRGANPNIKEKFFKNMSSRAAEMLKDDMESKGPVKITDVEKSQQNILKVCRKLEEEGRIVVAGAGEEML from the coding sequence ATGGCCGGTGAACCCAAACAGATGTCCGGCGAACAGAAGGCCGCGATTTTGCTTCGAGCCATCGGAGAAGAAGCGGCGGCCCAGGTCATGAAGCAACTCGATCCCAAAGAGATCAAGAAGCTTGGACATTACATGAATGGGACCGCGAACATCTCAAAAGAAGATGAAGAGGTGGTGATTTCTGAATTCGAAAGTGCGAGTGCGACGGGAGAGGTGCAATTCAAGGGGAACGAATATATCCGCAGTGTCTTAATCAAGGCGCTGGGACCAGAAAAGGCCAAAGCCATCATCGAATCGATGACGCGGAAATCCTATCCCGGCCTGGAAGCGTTGAAGTGGGTTGAAGCCAAATCGTTAGCTAGCATGATCAAAATCGAGCATCCCCAAACCATCGCCGTCATTCTGGCGCATCTGGAGAGTGAGCAAGCCAGTCAGTTGCTCGCCCAACTGCCGGAGTTCCTGCGAGGCGATGTCGCCTTGCGGCTGGCGACCATGGAAGAGGTCCAACCCGACGTCTTGGAGGAACTCAGCAACACGATGCAGGAAGCGCTGTTGTCGAACACCGGGATGCGGGCTCAATCGCTGGGTGGGACGGAGATGATGGCCGACATCATGACCCGGCTCGACAAGAATACCGAAGGCAACATCATGGCCAAAATTGCGGAGAAGAGTCAGCCGCTGGCCGATGCCATCCGAGCCCTGATGTTCGTCTTCGACGATCTGATCAAGCTCGATGATCGCGGCATGCAGGAATTGATGAAGGAAATCAGTAAAGAAGATCTGCCGATGGCACTTCGTGGCGCCAACCCGAATATTAAAGAGAAATTCTTCAAGAACATGTCGAGCCGGGCGGCTGAGATGCTCAAGGACGACATGGAGTCCAAGGGGCCGGTCAAGATTACGGATGTGGAGAAATCTCAGCAGAACATCCTCAAAGTCTGCCGCAAGCTGGAAGAAGAAGGCCGCATCGTGGTCGCCGGAGCCGGCGAGGAGATGCTGTAA
- a CDS encoding F0F1 ATP synthase subunit delta, translating to MATSVSLPARASAPSATGSPKLHGSILVVDDDEIIRNLFVELFRSEGVAIRVAGTAGEALAMVKQAPPALVMVDVTLPDMDGIQLLEQIQACDQRVISVVMTGSPSVELAVRAMKAGAAEFFMKPIQNDVVLMTARRLLELHALRAENTVLKHAVVRAGGLRVQSMVLQSFGEDGVTRGQDGLTEFERGIAEGERRACARDEERRRHERTVLSNAVRKFDQAWLALHQTVEEEVVSLAFHIATKVLHDRADQVKEQVVAQAKTALAALKESGRVTITVHPADAATLEALRGELSQVGDLTLSLHIEPDITLSRGGCIVQTANRVVDASLDTQLTRLGEALRARGSHVAQ from the coding sequence ATGGCTACGAGCGTCTCACTTCCTGCGAGAGCGTCGGCGCCGTCGGCGACGGGGTCTCCGAAACTACATGGTTCCATTCTCGTCGTCGATGACGATGAGATCATACGGAATCTCTTTGTCGAGCTCTTTCGATCGGAAGGAGTGGCCATTCGTGTCGCCGGGACCGCCGGAGAAGCGCTGGCAATGGTGAAACAAGCCCCGCCGGCTCTCGTGATGGTCGATGTGACATTACCCGATATGGATGGGATTCAGCTATTGGAGCAGATCCAGGCCTGTGACCAGCGAGTCATCAGCGTCGTGATGACCGGGTCGCCGAGCGTCGAGCTGGCCGTACGGGCGATGAAAGCCGGCGCCGCCGAATTCTTCATGAAGCCGATTCAGAATGATGTCGTGCTGATGACCGCTCGACGGTTGCTCGAACTGCATGCATTGCGCGCGGAAAACACGGTCTTGAAACACGCCGTCGTGCGAGCCGGCGGGTTGCGCGTGCAAAGTATGGTGTTGCAATCATTCGGCGAAGACGGTGTGACACGGGGCCAAGACGGACTCACTGAATTTGAACGCGGCATTGCCGAAGGCGAACGCCGCGCCTGCGCCCGAGACGAGGAGCGCCGGCGCCATGAACGGACGGTCCTCTCGAATGCCGTGAGAAAGTTCGATCAAGCCTGGTTGGCCTTGCATCAAACGGTGGAAGAAGAAGTGGTGAGCCTGGCTTTTCACATCGCGACTAAAGTCCTTCACGACCGCGCCGACCAGGTCAAAGAACAAGTGGTGGCGCAGGCCAAGACGGCGCTGGCGGCGTTGAAAGAGTCCGGCCGAGTGACGATCACGGTGCATCCCGCCGACGCCGCAACGCTCGAAGCGCTGCGGGGCGAATTGAGCCAGGTCGGCGATCTCACGCTCTCGCTTCATATTGAGCCGGATATCACACTGTCCAGGGGGGGGTGTATCGTGCAGACGGCCAACCGCGTGGTGGACGCGTCGCTCGATACGCAACTGACTCGACTAGGCGAAGCGCTTCGCGCACGAGGATCACATGTCGCTCAGTGA
- a CDS encoding FliI/YscN family ATPase yields MSLSDLLDQVEPLDITGRVAQAVGLVIEGTGARSTVGDICHITREDGKGVIPAEVVGFRGDRVLLMPLGEMQGIGPSSRIAMTGQAAGLAVGPALLGRVLNGLGEPLDGKGPLVAQAHYPLRTSPPNPLSRNRITTPLDLGVRAINGFLTCGRGQKVGIFAGSGVGKSVLLGMISRYTQADVNVIALIGERGREVNEFLERDLGAEALKRSVVIVATSDQPPMVRLRASLVATCIAEYFRDQGRQVLLMMDSLTRLAYSQREVGLAIGEPPTTKGYTPSVFAMLPKLLERVGTGPGVGTITGLYTVLVDGDDLSDPIADTVRSILDGHIVLSRALAAQNHFPAIDLLQSTSRVMRDIVTREHEAAARQTIELMARYRQSEDLILLGAYKQGMNAALDRAVRGQDAINGFLRQAVEQPADFASSRQDLLTLAQQT; encoded by the coding sequence ATGTCGCTCAGTGATCTGCTTGATCAGGTTGAACCATTGGATATTACGGGCCGCGTGGCTCAGGCCGTCGGTCTGGTCATTGAAGGAACCGGCGCCCGCTCGACCGTTGGTGATATCTGTCACATTACGAGAGAAGACGGCAAAGGAGTGATTCCGGCGGAGGTGGTGGGCTTCCGAGGGGATCGTGTCTTGCTGATGCCGCTTGGGGAAATGCAAGGGATCGGACCTTCGAGCCGCATCGCGATGACCGGTCAAGCGGCCGGACTCGCGGTGGGACCGGCCCTGCTCGGACGGGTCTTGAATGGATTGGGGGAGCCGTTAGACGGCAAAGGCCCTCTTGTCGCACAGGCGCACTACCCACTCCGGACGAGTCCGCCGAATCCGCTCTCTCGGAACCGGATCACGACCCCCTTGGATCTGGGCGTGCGGGCGATCAATGGTTTCCTGACCTGCGGGCGCGGACAAAAAGTCGGGATTTTCGCCGGATCGGGCGTCGGGAAGAGCGTCTTGCTCGGCATGATCAGCCGCTATACGCAAGCGGATGTCAATGTCATCGCGCTGATCGGCGAACGCGGGCGTGAGGTGAACGAGTTTCTTGAACGCGATCTGGGAGCGGAGGCTCTGAAGCGATCGGTCGTCATTGTGGCCACATCGGACCAACCGCCGATGGTTCGGTTGCGGGCGTCCCTTGTGGCCACCTGCATTGCGGAATACTTTCGCGATCAAGGGCGGCAGGTCCTTCTGATGATGGACTCACTGACTCGGTTGGCCTACAGCCAACGAGAAGTGGGGTTGGCGATCGGCGAACCCCCGACGACGAAAGGCTATACGCCGTCGGTATTCGCCATGCTGCCCAAGCTATTAGAACGGGTGGGGACGGGACCCGGAGTCGGCACGATTACAGGGCTGTATACGGTCCTCGTGGACGGCGATGATCTATCCGACCCGATTGCGGATACGGTGCGCTCTATCTTGGATGGACATATCGTGCTGTCGCGCGCCCTCGCGGCGCAAAACCACTTCCCGGCCATCGACCTGCTCCAAAGCACCAGCCGCGTCATGCGCGACATTGTGACGCGTGAGCATGAGGCCGCGGCGCGCCAAACGATCGAGTTGATGGCGAGGTATCGGCAATCTGAAGATCTTATTCTTCTCGGCGCCTATAAGCAGGGGATGAATGCGGCACTGGATCGGGCCGTGCGGGGACAAGACGCCATCAACGGGTTTCTCCGTCAGGCGGTTGAACAACCGGCTGATTTCGCTTCGTCGAGACAGGACCTTCTGACCTTGGCACAACAGACATGA
- the fliJ gene encoding flagellar export protein FliJ: MSVQSLQHYRVQVEEQLKMELAEVTQQLLQAEQSLARLADDQRLQEERYHEETRRGLTIEQLLQWQSRFEAQASATEQARRTMAHWQLQWDEARTKLVAASQDRRTLDRLIARYREAAQTELRRREQLATDESAHHRFAGQGDALS; this comes from the coding sequence ATGAGCGTACAATCACTGCAGCACTATCGTGTCCAAGTCGAGGAGCAGCTCAAAATGGAGCTCGCAGAGGTGACTCAGCAACTTCTCCAGGCCGAACAATCGCTTGCACGCTTGGCGGACGACCAGCGGCTGCAGGAAGAACGGTACCATGAGGAGACTCGCCGAGGATTGACGATTGAGCAATTGCTGCAGTGGCAATCCCGCTTTGAAGCGCAGGCGTCCGCAACGGAGCAGGCCCGTCGAACCATGGCGCATTGGCAACTGCAATGGGACGAGGCCCGCACCAAGCTGGTGGCCGCGAGCCAGGATCGCCGCACATTGGATCGCCTGATCGCGCGGTACCGGGAGGCGGCACAAACGGAACTGCGTCGCCGCGAGCAACTGGCGACGGATGAGTCAGCCCATCATCGCTTTGCCGGCCAGGGGGATGCGTTGTCATGA